In Malus sylvestris chromosome 16, drMalSylv7.2, whole genome shotgun sequence, the following are encoded in one genomic region:
- the LOC126606545 gene encoding protein FAR1-RELATED SEQUENCE 3-like isoform X2, whose protein sequence is MDVEVVDVEGMVHCGMVDDGDAEQSEGVEVNNGKNSEAHDEDGISEPYVGMEFTSEEAGKTFYDEYARRLGFSSKVGQSSRSKPDGTTIAREFVCGREGLKRRHADSCDAMLRIELKDQDKWVSTKFVKEHSHALVNPAKMQYIRPRRHFAGAAKNAAETYQGVGIVPSGVMYVSMDGNHGNHTIVEKNRVVRNTSSAESNRPIKNAVTVDHALRPSSRRRTLGKDAQNLLEYFKKMQAENPGFFYAIQLDEDNHMANVFWADARSRTAYCHFGDSVTLDTTYRVNQYRVPFAPFTGVNHHGQMVLFGCALLLDESEASFIWLFKTFLTAMNDCSPVSIMTDQDRTIQTAVSQVFPEVRHCISKWHVLREGQDRLAHVCHAHPNFQLELYNCINLTETVEEFELSWDSILDKYDLRRNDWIQSLYHARAQWVPVYFRDSFFAAISPNQGYDGSFFEGYVNQQTTLPLFFRQYERALENWFEREIEADFDTICTTPVLRTPSPMEKQAANLYTRKIFAKFQEELVETFVYTANRIEGDGAISTFRVAKFEDDSKAYIVTFNYPEMRANCSCQMFEYSGILCRHVLTVFTVTNVLTLPFYYILKRWTRNAKNGTNPDEHTGELHGQESLTLRYNNLCREAIKYAEDGATTTETFIAAMTALKDGGKKVSVVKKNVAKVAPPSSQSNVTGYDDKKNSTSTSDMTPLLWPHHDEVMRRFNLNDAGAPAQNVSDLNFPRMAPVSLHRDDGTPENMVVLPCLKSMTWVMENKNSTPGNRVAVINLKLQDYSRIPSTESEVKFQLSRVSLEPMLRSMSYISDQLSTPANKVAVINLKLQDTETTSGESEVKFQVSRDTLGAMLRSMAYIREQLSTAAEIQSESLAKKQRK, encoded by the exons ATGGATGTTGAAGTGGTTGATGTCGAAGGAATGGTGCATTGTGGGATGGTGGATGATGGTGATGCTGAACAAAGTGAAGGTGTAGAAGTGAATAATGGCAAAAATTCAGAGGCTCATGATGAAGATGGGATTTCTGAGCCATACGTGGGTATGGAATTTACTTCTGAAGAGGCTGGTAAGACTTTCTATGATGAATACGCCAGGCGTTTGGGTTTTAGCTCTAAAGTTGGTCAATCCAGTCGTTCTAAACCTGATGGGACAACCATAGCTCGGGAGTTTGTATGTGGCAGAGAGGGTTTGAAAAGAAGGCATGCTGATAGTTGTGATGCAATGCTTAGGATAGAGTTAAAGGATCAAGACAAGTGGGTTTCAACGAAATTTGTGAAGGAGCATAGTCATGCATTAGTGAATCCTGCTAAAATGCAATATATCCGGCCTCGCCGGCATTTTGCTGGTGCAGCAAAGAACGCAGCTGAAACTTATCAAGGAGTAGGGATTGTTCCCAGTGGTGTTATGTATGTATCAATGGATGGAAACCATGGAAACCATACCATTGTAGAGAAAAACCGTGTCGTTAGGAATACTTCATCTGCAGAATCAAATAGGCCTATCAAGAATGCTGTAACAGTTGATCATGCTCTTAGGCCTAGTAGTCGAAGGAGGACACTAGGGAAGGATGCTCAGAATTTGCTGGAGTATTTCAAGAAAATGCAGGCTGAGAACCCTGGTTTCTTTTATGCAATACAACTTGATGAAGATAATCACATGGCAAATGTGTTCTGGGCAGATGCGAGGTCAAGAACTGCGTACTGTCATTTTGGTGATTCTGTGACACTGGATACCACATACAGAGTCAATCAGTATAGGGTGCCCTTTGCTCCATTTACCGGAGTGAACCATCATGGTCAAATGGTTTTGTTTGGTTGTGCATTACTTCTAGATGAGTCTGAAGCATCTTTTATTTGGTTGTTCAAGACATTCCTTACAGCAATGAATGATTGCTCTCCTGTTTCGATTATGACTGATCAGGACAGAACCATACAGACAGCAGTTTCTCAGGTGTTTCCAGAAGTCCGTCACTGCATTAGCAAGTGGCATGTTTTAAGAGAAGGCCAGGATAGGTTGGCACATGTATGCCATGCACACCCCAATTTCCAGCTGGAACTTTATAATTGTATCAACTTGACTGAAACTGTCGAGGAGTTTGAATTATCATGGGATTCTATCCTTGATAAATATGACCTCAGGAGAAATGATTGGATTCAATCGTTATACCATGCTCGTGCTCAGTGGGTACCTGTGTATTTCCGGGATTCCTTTTTTGCTGCCATATCTCCCAATCAAGGGTACGATGGTTCCTTCTTTGAAGGCTATGTGAATCAACAGACCACATTACCATTGTTCTTTAGGCAATATGAAAGAGCTTTGGAGAATTGGTTTGAAAGGGAAATAGAAGCAGACTTTGATACAATTTGTACAACGCCAGTTTTGAGAACACCATCACCCATGGAGAAACAAGCAGCCAATCTTTATACAAGAAAGATTTTTGCAAAATTTCAAGAAGAGCTAGTTGAGACTTTTGTGTACACAGCAAATAGGATTGAAGGTGATGGAGCTATTAGCACATTCAGAGTTGCAAAATTCGAAGATGACAGCAAGGCATACATCGTTACATTTAACTATCCGGAGATGAGAGCTAACTGTAGTTGTCAAATGTTTGAGTATTCAGGCATTCTTTGTAGACATGTTTTGACTGTATTTACTGTAACGAATGTGCTTACATTGCCTTTCTATTATATTTTGAAACGATGGACAAGAAATGCAAAGAATGGAACTAACCCAGATGAGCATACTGGGGAGTTACATGGCCAAGAGTCTCTAACTTTACGGTACAACAATCTGTGTCGAGAAGCCATCAAATATGCAGAGGATGGGGCAACCACTACAGAAACTTTTATTGCAGCAATGACTGCTCTTAAAGATGGTGGGAAGAAGGTTTCTGTTGTGAAAAAAAATGTTGCTAAAGTTGCACCTCCTAGCTCTCAAAGTAATGTGACTGGCTATGATGACAAGAAAAACTCGACATCAACATCAGATATGACTCCTCTGTTGTGGCCACACCATGATGAAGTAATGAGGCGTTTTAATTTGAATGATGCTGGTGCACCTGCTCAAAATGTTTCTGACTTGAATTTTCCACGGATGGCCCCTGTATCTCTTCATCGAGATGATGGTACTCCTGAGAATATG GTGGTACTTCCGTGTCTAAAGTCAATGACTTGGGTCATGGAAAATAAGAATTCAACACCAGGAAATAGAGTAGCTGTCATTAACCTGAAG TTGCAAGATTATAGCAGAATTCCATCAACTGAATCAGAGGTTAAGTTTCAGCTCTCAAGGGTTTCATTGGAGCCAATGTTAAGGTCCATGTCCTACATCAGTGATCAACTATCAACACCGGCTAATAAGGTTGCTGTTATAAATTTGAAG CTTCAAGACACAGAGACAACTTCAGGGGAGTCAGAGGTCAAGTTTCAAGTTTCTAGGGATACATTGGGTGCCATGCTAAGATCAATGGCCTATATCCGTGAGCAGCTTTCAACTGCT
- the LOC126606545 gene encoding protein FAR1-RELATED SEQUENCE 3-like isoform X1, with product MDVEVVDVEGMVHCGMVDDGDAEQSEGVEVNNGKNSEAHDEDGISEPYVGMEFTSEEAGKTFYDEYARRLGFSSKVGQSSRSKPDGTTIAREFVCGREGLKRRHADSCDAMLRIELKDQDKWVSTKFVKEHSHALVNPAKMQYIRPRRHFAGAAKNAAETYQGVGIVPSGVMYVSMDGNHGNHTIVEKNRVVRNTSSAESNRPIKNAVTVDHALRPSSRRRTLGKDAQNLLEYFKKMQAENPGFFYAIQLDEDNHMANVFWADARSRTAYCHFGDSVTLDTTYRVNQYRVPFAPFTGVNHHGQMVLFGCALLLDESEASFIWLFKTFLTAMNDCSPVSIMTDQDRTIQTAVSQVFPEVRHCISKWHVLREGQDRLAHVCHAHPNFQLELYNCINLTETVEEFELSWDSILDKYDLRRNDWIQSLYHARAQWVPVYFRDSFFAAISPNQGYDGSFFEGYVNQQTTLPLFFRQYERALENWFEREIEADFDTICTTPVLRTPSPMEKQAANLYTRKIFAKFQEELVETFVYTANRIEGDGAISTFRVAKFEDDSKAYIVTFNYPEMRANCSCQMFEYSGILCRHVLTVFTVTNVLTLPFYYILKRWTRNAKNGTNPDEHTGELHGQESLTLRYNNLCREAIKYAEDGATTTETFIAAMTALKDGGKKVSVVKKNVAKVAPPSSQSNVTGYDDKKNSTSTSDMTPLLWPHHDEVMRRFNLNDAGAPAQNVSDLNFPRMAPVSLHRDDGTPENMVVLPCLKSMTWVMENKNSTPGNRVAVINLKLQDYSRIPSTESEVKFQLSRVSLEPMLRSMSYISDQLSTPANKVAVINLKVKMHNLFLFLQLQDTETTSGESEVKFQVSRDTLGAMLRSMAYIREQLSTAAEIQSESLAKKQRK from the exons ATGGATGTTGAAGTGGTTGATGTCGAAGGAATGGTGCATTGTGGGATGGTGGATGATGGTGATGCTGAACAAAGTGAAGGTGTAGAAGTGAATAATGGCAAAAATTCAGAGGCTCATGATGAAGATGGGATTTCTGAGCCATACGTGGGTATGGAATTTACTTCTGAAGAGGCTGGTAAGACTTTCTATGATGAATACGCCAGGCGTTTGGGTTTTAGCTCTAAAGTTGGTCAATCCAGTCGTTCTAAACCTGATGGGACAACCATAGCTCGGGAGTTTGTATGTGGCAGAGAGGGTTTGAAAAGAAGGCATGCTGATAGTTGTGATGCAATGCTTAGGATAGAGTTAAAGGATCAAGACAAGTGGGTTTCAACGAAATTTGTGAAGGAGCATAGTCATGCATTAGTGAATCCTGCTAAAATGCAATATATCCGGCCTCGCCGGCATTTTGCTGGTGCAGCAAAGAACGCAGCTGAAACTTATCAAGGAGTAGGGATTGTTCCCAGTGGTGTTATGTATGTATCAATGGATGGAAACCATGGAAACCATACCATTGTAGAGAAAAACCGTGTCGTTAGGAATACTTCATCTGCAGAATCAAATAGGCCTATCAAGAATGCTGTAACAGTTGATCATGCTCTTAGGCCTAGTAGTCGAAGGAGGACACTAGGGAAGGATGCTCAGAATTTGCTGGAGTATTTCAAGAAAATGCAGGCTGAGAACCCTGGTTTCTTTTATGCAATACAACTTGATGAAGATAATCACATGGCAAATGTGTTCTGGGCAGATGCGAGGTCAAGAACTGCGTACTGTCATTTTGGTGATTCTGTGACACTGGATACCACATACAGAGTCAATCAGTATAGGGTGCCCTTTGCTCCATTTACCGGAGTGAACCATCATGGTCAAATGGTTTTGTTTGGTTGTGCATTACTTCTAGATGAGTCTGAAGCATCTTTTATTTGGTTGTTCAAGACATTCCTTACAGCAATGAATGATTGCTCTCCTGTTTCGATTATGACTGATCAGGACAGAACCATACAGACAGCAGTTTCTCAGGTGTTTCCAGAAGTCCGTCACTGCATTAGCAAGTGGCATGTTTTAAGAGAAGGCCAGGATAGGTTGGCACATGTATGCCATGCACACCCCAATTTCCAGCTGGAACTTTATAATTGTATCAACTTGACTGAAACTGTCGAGGAGTTTGAATTATCATGGGATTCTATCCTTGATAAATATGACCTCAGGAGAAATGATTGGATTCAATCGTTATACCATGCTCGTGCTCAGTGGGTACCTGTGTATTTCCGGGATTCCTTTTTTGCTGCCATATCTCCCAATCAAGGGTACGATGGTTCCTTCTTTGAAGGCTATGTGAATCAACAGACCACATTACCATTGTTCTTTAGGCAATATGAAAGAGCTTTGGAGAATTGGTTTGAAAGGGAAATAGAAGCAGACTTTGATACAATTTGTACAACGCCAGTTTTGAGAACACCATCACCCATGGAGAAACAAGCAGCCAATCTTTATACAAGAAAGATTTTTGCAAAATTTCAAGAAGAGCTAGTTGAGACTTTTGTGTACACAGCAAATAGGATTGAAGGTGATGGAGCTATTAGCACATTCAGAGTTGCAAAATTCGAAGATGACAGCAAGGCATACATCGTTACATTTAACTATCCGGAGATGAGAGCTAACTGTAGTTGTCAAATGTTTGAGTATTCAGGCATTCTTTGTAGACATGTTTTGACTGTATTTACTGTAACGAATGTGCTTACATTGCCTTTCTATTATATTTTGAAACGATGGACAAGAAATGCAAAGAATGGAACTAACCCAGATGAGCATACTGGGGAGTTACATGGCCAAGAGTCTCTAACTTTACGGTACAACAATCTGTGTCGAGAAGCCATCAAATATGCAGAGGATGGGGCAACCACTACAGAAACTTTTATTGCAGCAATGACTGCTCTTAAAGATGGTGGGAAGAAGGTTTCTGTTGTGAAAAAAAATGTTGCTAAAGTTGCACCTCCTAGCTCTCAAAGTAATGTGACTGGCTATGATGACAAGAAAAACTCGACATCAACATCAGATATGACTCCTCTGTTGTGGCCACACCATGATGAAGTAATGAGGCGTTTTAATTTGAATGATGCTGGTGCACCTGCTCAAAATGTTTCTGACTTGAATTTTCCACGGATGGCCCCTGTATCTCTTCATCGAGATGATGGTACTCCTGAGAATATG GTGGTACTTCCGTGTCTAAAGTCAATGACTTGGGTCATGGAAAATAAGAATTCAACACCAGGAAATAGAGTAGCTGTCATTAACCTGAAG TTGCAAGATTATAGCAGAATTCCATCAACTGAATCAGAGGTTAAGTTTCAGCTCTCAAGGGTTTCATTGGAGCCAATGTTAAGGTCCATGTCCTACATCAGTGATCAACTATCAACACCGGCTAATAAGGTTGCTGTTATAAATTTGAAG GTTAAGATGCATAATCTTTTTCTATTTCTTCAGCTTCAAGACACAGAGACAACTTCAGGGGAGTCAGAGGTCAAGTTTCAAGTTTCTAGGGATACATTGGGTGCCATGCTAAGATCAATGGCCTATATCCGTGAGCAGCTTTCAACTGCT